The Puntigrus tetrazona isolate hp1 chromosome 3, ASM1883169v1, whole genome shotgun sequence genome contains a region encoding:
- the caskin1 gene encoding caskin-1 isoform X5, with translation MGKDQELLQAVKTEDLMTVQKLLQRPKPGKAKLLGSAKKVNVNFQDTDGFSPLHHAALNGNVEVISLLLESQAIVDIRDQKGMRPLHYAAWQGKSEPMKLLLKSGSSVNGQSDEGQIPLHLAAQHGHYDVSEMLLQHQSNPCIVDNAGKTPLDLACEFGRVGVVQLLLSSNMCAALLEPKPGDSTDPNGTSPLHLAAKNGHIDIIRLLIQAGIDINRQTKAGTALHEAALCGKTDVVRLLLDSGINATVRNTYSQTALDIVYQFTATQASREIKQMLRGKKRDASAALQVRALKDYCNNYDLTSLNIKAGDVITVLEQHSDGRWKGCIHDNRTGNDRVGYFPSSLVEVISKRPGAAGKRGQQAGSWSTVTCTQQYQKIQLCAPVCGPVSPAVAMVNGDSYHEIHILPPPPPPPPHSHLPLFTSFGYNRSPNTSGEPHSGQEAKNDQDLASSRGSESSPHGSPTPAGGPHGGSSEEIWVLRKPVAGGDRSSVGSSGSVTSARSSGSGQSAGSSSILHAQAEGVKLLATVLSQSAKAKEHLLEQTKSLDHPSHASSNKGPSSRSQSLSSCPLHEQPYGEAVSQRKGEVLPEGKSSEAVIEWLSEFQLQVYAPNFISAGYDIPTISRMTPEDLTAIGVTKPGHRKKITSEINKITVNEWLPDQKPASLGEWLAMIGLSQYHQILVQNGYENIDFITDITWEDLQEIGITKLGHQKKLMLAVKKLAEIQKASDGRNTLRKKPPVTQEVMAIESPPHDSGECMSPKMTTFQDSELSGELQAALTRPADVQDGAEMRTNSNLGPQHRARSLHENSMSKSRDSEEPSGPPKKEARTMRQSSQGGVRSTSSAQPKPRQSYPQGAGPPYTPPQTPTKTKPPTSQAMSNPPSKQKPSTQLHQQTEKPITTRAHPQSPTQRSHPHPVSQPVETKEAAPQGPAVSVPLLCLPPEGDEACDEYGLPKKRAHSLNRYAVSDGEQERDELNVPDSGGKYATVQNRVGRSNSMKGQADKNVNRSQSFALRQKKKGPPPPPPKRSSSAISSSSSNLTEVPKETSSGPLLEVPYQPQRRASDLGGTVDTGSAGSVRSIAAMLEMSSIGGGAKGLALQKSAGHYLQVGSTGGKQRDAIGLDGEVVNRRRTISGPVTELVAAAKRGPQPEPVQDRQRNETQPSSSGSSAENLPFAEDGNLTIKQRPRQGKDENEEGLEMSYSLSQEDHSHVDTTASLKRMVQSTKQQPNGTKFQLTESNTVKRRPKNKDKDTEELQDGQMPVPYENGTGTIKRRPVSEVTVSEQPRPQEHPENSPRRDSADLEGHVTESAPRKSVKPPVSPKPVLAQHMKKQGPPAAITKKAPFPGPTGAPGSPVEGKKVPPPISPKPTPPPTAPKPSKNVLQSLNATPNPTPIPSPAKQTVTRMASTAPAQNNHPVKATTPPALSAQTPHTPQSPHTPQTPQTPQTPLTPQTPQTPQTSGPPTPTPTPPPVKPPRSSISGVSMDSSTGSAFVAGVVTVDAVHQKIEETSASLAAALQAVEEKIKEDGQKDSLAENKSTVSILDDIGSMFDDLADQLDAMLE, from the exons ATTTTCACCACTGCACCATGCAGCTCTCAATGGAAATGTGGAGGTTATATCTCTGCTGCTGGAGTCTCAGGCCATAGTGGACATCAGGGACCAGAAAG GGATGCGGCCTCTGCATTATGCGGCGTGGCAGGGAAAGTCAGAGCCCATGAAGTTGCTCCTGAAGTCAGGCTCTTCTGTGAACGGTCAGTCTGATGAGGGTCAGATCCCCCTGCACCTGGCTGCTCAGCACGGACACTATGACGTA TCTGAGATGCTTCTGCAGCACCAGTCGAACCCCTGCATAGTCGACAATGCTGGGAAGACCCCACTGGACCTGGCTTGTGAATTCGGTCGGGTTGGG GTGGTCCAGCTGCTACTGAGCAGTAACATGTGTGCGGCTCTGTTGGAGCCCAAGCCCGGAGACTCGACTGATCCCAACGGCACCAGCCCGTTGCATCTCGCTGCCAAAAACGGACACATCGACATCATCAG ATTGCTGATCCAGGCCGGTATCGACATCAACAGGCAGACCAAAGCGGGCACTGCCCTGCATGAAGCTGCGCTGTGTGGGAAGACTGATGTGGTGCGCCTCCTGCTGGAT AGTGGCATCAATGCAACAGTGAGAAACACATACAGCCAGACGGCCCTGGACATCGTCTACCAGTTCACTGCTAcacaggccagccgagagatcAAGCAGATGCTGCGAGGTAAGAAAAGGG ATGCCTCAGCAGCCTTGCAGGTCAGGGCACTGAAGGACTACTGTAACAATTACGACCTGACTAGCCTTAATATAAAGGCTGGAGATGTTATCACG GTTCTGGAGCAACATTCAGATGGGAGGTGGAAGGGCTGCATCCATGATAACCGCACAGGAAATGACAGAGTGGGCTACTTCCCCTCCAGCTTGGTGGAAGTGATCAGTAAGAGGCCTGGGGCTGCGGGTAAGAGAGGACAACAGGCGG GTTCATGGAGTACAGTCACTTGTACCCAACAGTATCAAAAGATACAGCTCTGTGCGCCGGTGTGCGGCCCTGTGTCGCCCGCCGTTGCCATGGTGAATGGGGACTCGTATCATGAGATTCATATCCTGCCGCCTCCTCCACCTCCGCCACCACATTCCCATCTGCCACTTTTCACTTCCTTTGGCTATAACAGGTCCCCAAACACCTCAGGAGAGCCGCACAGTGGACAAG aggccAAGAATGACCAAGATTTGGCTA GTTCTCGCGGCTCAGAGTCCAGTCCACATGGCTCACCCACCCCAGCCGGTGGTCCCCACGGCGGCAGCAGCGAGGAGATCTGGGTGCTGCGCAAGCCTGTGGCAG GTGGAGACCGCAGCAGCGTGGGAAGTTCAGGCAGTGTGACCAGTGCCCGATCCTCTGGTAGTGGACAGAGCGCAGGCAGCAGCAGTATCCTTCATGCACAGGCAGAGGGAGTCAAG CTTCTGGCCACGGTTTTGTCCCAGTCAGCCAAAGCTAAAGAACACCTGCTGGAGCAGACCAAGTCTTTGGACCACCCCTCTCACGCTTCCAGCAACAAGG GACCCTCCTCACGCAGTCAGAGTTTGTCAAGCTGTCCACTTCATGAGCAGCCGTATGGGGAGGCGGTGTCTCAGAGGAAAGGGGAGGTGCTGCCCGAGGGGAAG AGCTCAGAGGCTGTTATCGAATGGCTGAGTGAATTTCAGCTGCAGGTCTACGCTCCAAACTTCATCAGCGCTGGCTATGATATTCCTACCATTAGCCGAATGACCCCAGAG gattTAACAGCTATTGGAGTTACCAAACCAGGACATCGAAAGAAGATAACCTCAGAGATCAATAAGATAACTGTAAATGAGTGGCTGCCTGACCAAAAACCA GCGAGTCTTGGAGAATGGTTAGCTATGATTGGGTTGAGTCAGTATCACCAAATCTTAGTCCAAAACGGATATGAGAACATTGACTTCATCACTGACATCACGTGGGAGGACCTTCAGGAGATTGGCATTACAAAACTTG GACACCAGAAGAAGCTTATGCTTGCAGTGAAGAAGCTAGCAGAGATCCAAAAGGCCTCTGATGGTCGCAACACATTGCGTAAAAAGCCCCCAGTCACTCAGGAAGTGATGGCTATTGAGAGCCCACCCCACGACAGTGGAGAGTGTATGTCCCCTAAAATGACAACGTTCCAGGACAGTGAACTGAGTGGGGAGTTACAGGCTGCTCTTACACGCCCTGCTGATGTGCAGGATGGTGCAGAAATGAGAACCAACAGCAACCTGGGACCACAACACCGAGCCCGCAGTCTGCATGAGAACAGTATGAGCAAGAGCCGAGACTCAGAAGAGCCTAGTGGGCCACCCAAAAAGGAGGCACGTACTATGCGCCAGAGCAGCCAAGGAGGGGTGAGAAGTACCTCATCGGCGCAGCCAAAACCGCGTCAGTCTTATCCCCAAGGTGCAGGACCACCCTATACTCCACCACAAACACCCACCAAAACAAAGCCTCCCACCTCACAGGCAATGAGTAACCCACcaagtaaacaaaaacctaGCACTCAGCTGCATCAGCAGACCGAAAAGCCCATAACAACTCGTGCTCACCCCCAGTCCCCCACTCAAAGGTCCCATCCACACCCAGTGTCCCAGCCTGTGGAAACTAAGGAGGCTGCACCTCAAGGACCTGCTGTCTCAGTACCACTCCTGTGCCTGCCTCCAGAAGGTGATGAAGCTTGCGATGAGTATGGTCTGCCCAAGAAACGGGCCCACAGCCTGAATCGCTATGCTGTTTCTGATGGTGAGCAGGAGCGGGACGAGCTAAATGTGCCAGATTCAGGAGGAAAGTATGCCACAGTACAGAACCGGGTGGGTCGCAGCAACTCAATGAAAGGGCAGGCAGACAAAAATGTCAACCGAAGCCAGTCCTTTGCACTCAGACAGAAAAAGAAGGgtcctcctccacctcccccCAAACGCTCTAGTTCAGCCATCTCGAGCTCCAGTAGTAATCTGACAGAAGTGCCCAAGGAGACAAGCAGTGGACCTCTTCTGGAGGTCCCCTACCAACCACAAAGACGTGCAAGTGACCTGGGTGGCACTGTAGACACGGGCAGTGCCGGTAGTGTGAGGAGCATTGCAGCCATGTTGGAAATGTCCTCCATTGGTGGGGGTGCCAAGGGTCTCGCTTTACAGAAGTCTGCAGGTCACTATCTGCAG GTGGGTTCTACTGGAGGAAAGCAGCGAGATGCTATTGGTCTGGATGGAGAAGTAGTGAACCGTCGCAGGACTATTAGTGGGCCTGTCACTGAGTTAGTAGCAGCTGCTAAGCGAGGACCACAGCCAGAGCCAGTCCAGGATAGACAACGCAATGAAACCCAGCCAAGCTCTAGTGGGAGCTCAGCAGAGAATCTTCCATTTGCTGAGGATGGAAACCTCACCATCAAACAAAGACCTAGACAGGGCAAAGATGAGAATGAGGAGGGACTAGAAATGTCATACTCCTTATCCCAGGAGGACCATTCACATGTGGATACCACAGCCTCACTGAAAAGGATGGTCCAAAGCACCAAGCAGCAACCAAATGGCACCAAGTTCCAGCTAACAGAGTCAAATACAGTTAAGCGCCGCCCCAAGAACAAAGACAAAGATACAGAAGAACTCCAGGATGGGCAGATGCCTGTACCATATGAGAATGGGACTGGCACCATTAAAAGGCGCCCTGTGTCAGAGGTTACAGTTTCGGAGCAGCCCAGGCCACAGGAACATCCTGAGAACTCGCCTCGTCGGGACAGTGCAGACTTGGAAGGCCATGTTACTGAGAGTGCCCCTCGTAAGTCCGTCAAACCTCCTGTGTCCCCCAAACCTGTTCTGGCCCAGCACATGAAGAAACAAGGACCACCGGCtgccatcaccaagaaagccccaTTTCCTGGACCAACTGGGGCACCTGGCAGCCCAG TTGAGGGAAAGAAAGTACCTCCTCCAATTTCACCGAAACCTACACCTCCTCCCACAGCCCCCAAACCATCCAAAAATGTTCTGCAGTCTTTAAATGCAACACCTAATCCCACTCCCATACCCTCTCCAGCCAAGCAGACTGTTACCAGAATGGCTAGCACAGCTCCTGCCCAGAACAACCACCCTGTCAAGGCTACAACCCCACCAGCCTTGAGTGCACAGACCCCACACACGCCCCAGTCTCCTCACACCCCACAGACACCACAGACACCCCAGACACCTCTAACCCCACAGACACCCCAAACTCCCCAGACATCAGGTCCCCCAACACCCACCCCTACACCACCACCTGTGAAGCCCCCTCGCTCCTCAATCAGTGGGGTGTCCATGGACAGTTCAACTGGATCAGCGTTTGTCGCAGGGGTAGTGACAGTAGATGCAGTGCACCAGAAGATAGAAGAGACCAGTGCCTCACTGGCTGCAGCCCTGCAGGCAGTCGAAGAGAAGATCAAGGAGGATGGGCAAAAAGA CTCACTGGCTGAAAACAAGAGCACAGTGAGTATCCTAGACGACATCGGCAGCATGTTCGATGACCTGGCCGACCAGCTGGATGCCATGTTGGAGTGA
- the caskin1 gene encoding caskin-1 isoform X4, whose protein sequence is MGKDQELLQAVKTEDLMTVQKLLQRPKPGKAKLLGSAKKVNVNFQDTDGFSPLHHAALNGNVEVISLLLESQAIVDIRDQKGMRPLHYAAWQGKSEPMKLLLKSGSSVNGQSDEGQIPLHLAAQHGHYDVSEMLLQHQSNPCIVDNAGKTPLDLACEFGRVGVVQLLLSSNMCAALLEPKPGDSTDPNGTSPLHLAAKNGHIDIIRLLIQAGIDINRQTKAGTALHEAALCGKTDVVRLLLDSGINATVRNTYSQTALDIVYQFTATQASREIKQMLRGKKRDASAALQVRALKDYCNNYDLTSLNIKAGDVITVLEQHSDGRWKGCIHDNRTGNDRVGYFPSSLVEVISKRPGAAGKRGQQAGSWSTVTCTQQYQKIQLCAPVCGPVSPAVAMVNGDSYHEIHILPPPPPPPPHSHLPLFTSFGYNRSPNTSGEPHSGQGSRGSESSPHGSPTPAGGPHGGSSEEIWVLRKPVAGGDRSSVGSSGSVTSARSSGSGQSAGSSSILHAQAEGVKLLATVLSQSAKAKEHLLEQTKSLDHPSHASSNKGPSSRSQSLSSCPLHEQPYGEAVSQRKGEVLPEGKSSEAVIEWLSEFQLQVYAPNFISAGYDIPTISRMTPEDLTAIGVTKPGHRKKITSEINKITVNEWLPDQKPASLGEWLAMIGLSQYHQILVQNGYENIDFITDITWEDLQEIGITKLGHQKKLMLAVKKLAEIQKASDGRNTLRKKPPVTQEVMAIESPPHDSGECMSPKMTTFQDSELSGELQAALTRPADVQDGAEMRTNSNLGPQHRARSLHENSMSKSRDSEEPSGPPKKEARTMRQSSQGGVRSTSSAQPKPRQSYPQGAGPPYTPPQTPTKTKPPTSQAMSNPPSKQKPSTQLHQQTEKPITTRAHPQSPTQRSHPHPVSQPVETKEAAPQGPAVSVPLLCLPPEGDEACDEYGLPKKRAHSLNRYAVSDGEQERDELNVPDSGGKYATVQNRVGRSNSMKGQADKNVNRSQSFALRQKKKGPPPPPPKRSSSAISSSSSNLTEVPKETSSGPLLEVPYQPQRRASDLGGTVDTGSAGSVRSIAAMLEMSSIGGGAKGLALQKSAGHYLQVGSTGGKQRDAIGLDGEVVNRRRTISGPVTELVAAAKRGPQPEPVQDRQRNETQPSSSGSSAENLPFAEDGNLTIKQRPRQGKDENEEGLEMSYSLSQEDHSHVDTTASLKRMVQSTKQQPNGTKFQLTESNTVKRRPKNKDKDTEELQDGQMPVPYENGTGTIKRRPVSEVTVSEQPRPQEHPENSPRRDSADLEGHVTESAPRKSVKPPVSPKPVLAQHMKKQGPPAAITKKAPFPGPTGAPGSPGTTQCGPFTCPVFTQLFEGKKVPPPISPKPTPPPTAPKPSKNVLQSLNATPNPTPIPSPAKQTVTRMASTAPAQNNHPVKATTPPALSAQTPHTPQSPHTPQTPQTPQTPLTPQTPQTPQTSGPPTPTPTPPPVKPPRSSISGVSMDSSTGSAFVAGVVTVDAVHQKIEETSASLAAALQAVEEKIKEDGQKDSLAENKSTVSILDDIGSMFDDLADQLDAMLE, encoded by the exons ATTTTCACCACTGCACCATGCAGCTCTCAATGGAAATGTGGAGGTTATATCTCTGCTGCTGGAGTCTCAGGCCATAGTGGACATCAGGGACCAGAAAG GGATGCGGCCTCTGCATTATGCGGCGTGGCAGGGAAAGTCAGAGCCCATGAAGTTGCTCCTGAAGTCAGGCTCTTCTGTGAACGGTCAGTCTGATGAGGGTCAGATCCCCCTGCACCTGGCTGCTCAGCACGGACACTATGACGTA TCTGAGATGCTTCTGCAGCACCAGTCGAACCCCTGCATAGTCGACAATGCTGGGAAGACCCCACTGGACCTGGCTTGTGAATTCGGTCGGGTTGGG GTGGTCCAGCTGCTACTGAGCAGTAACATGTGTGCGGCTCTGTTGGAGCCCAAGCCCGGAGACTCGACTGATCCCAACGGCACCAGCCCGTTGCATCTCGCTGCCAAAAACGGACACATCGACATCATCAG ATTGCTGATCCAGGCCGGTATCGACATCAACAGGCAGACCAAAGCGGGCACTGCCCTGCATGAAGCTGCGCTGTGTGGGAAGACTGATGTGGTGCGCCTCCTGCTGGAT AGTGGCATCAATGCAACAGTGAGAAACACATACAGCCAGACGGCCCTGGACATCGTCTACCAGTTCACTGCTAcacaggccagccgagagatcAAGCAGATGCTGCGAGGTAAGAAAAGGG ATGCCTCAGCAGCCTTGCAGGTCAGGGCACTGAAGGACTACTGTAACAATTACGACCTGACTAGCCTTAATATAAAGGCTGGAGATGTTATCACG GTTCTGGAGCAACATTCAGATGGGAGGTGGAAGGGCTGCATCCATGATAACCGCACAGGAAATGACAGAGTGGGCTACTTCCCCTCCAGCTTGGTGGAAGTGATCAGTAAGAGGCCTGGGGCTGCGGGTAAGAGAGGACAACAGGCGG GTTCATGGAGTACAGTCACTTGTACCCAACAGTATCAAAAGATACAGCTCTGTGCGCCGGTGTGCGGCCCTGTGTCGCCCGCCGTTGCCATGGTGAATGGGGACTCGTATCATGAGATTCATATCCTGCCGCCTCCTCCACCTCCGCCACCACATTCCCATCTGCCACTTTTCACTTCCTTTGGCTATAACAGGTCCCCAAACACCTCAGGAGAGCCGCACAGTGGACAAG GTTCTCGCGGCTCAGAGTCCAGTCCACATGGCTCACCCACCCCAGCCGGTGGTCCCCACGGCGGCAGCAGCGAGGAGATCTGGGTGCTGCGCAAGCCTGTGGCAG GTGGAGACCGCAGCAGCGTGGGAAGTTCAGGCAGTGTGACCAGTGCCCGATCCTCTGGTAGTGGACAGAGCGCAGGCAGCAGCAGTATCCTTCATGCACAGGCAGAGGGAGTCAAG CTTCTGGCCACGGTTTTGTCCCAGTCAGCCAAAGCTAAAGAACACCTGCTGGAGCAGACCAAGTCTTTGGACCACCCCTCTCACGCTTCCAGCAACAAGG GACCCTCCTCACGCAGTCAGAGTTTGTCAAGCTGTCCACTTCATGAGCAGCCGTATGGGGAGGCGGTGTCTCAGAGGAAAGGGGAGGTGCTGCCCGAGGGGAAG AGCTCAGAGGCTGTTATCGAATGGCTGAGTGAATTTCAGCTGCAGGTCTACGCTCCAAACTTCATCAGCGCTGGCTATGATATTCCTACCATTAGCCGAATGACCCCAGAG gattTAACAGCTATTGGAGTTACCAAACCAGGACATCGAAAGAAGATAACCTCAGAGATCAATAAGATAACTGTAAATGAGTGGCTGCCTGACCAAAAACCA GCGAGTCTTGGAGAATGGTTAGCTATGATTGGGTTGAGTCAGTATCACCAAATCTTAGTCCAAAACGGATATGAGAACATTGACTTCATCACTGACATCACGTGGGAGGACCTTCAGGAGATTGGCATTACAAAACTTG GACACCAGAAGAAGCTTATGCTTGCAGTGAAGAAGCTAGCAGAGATCCAAAAGGCCTCTGATGGTCGCAACACATTGCGTAAAAAGCCCCCAGTCACTCAGGAAGTGATGGCTATTGAGAGCCCACCCCACGACAGTGGAGAGTGTATGTCCCCTAAAATGACAACGTTCCAGGACAGTGAACTGAGTGGGGAGTTACAGGCTGCTCTTACACGCCCTGCTGATGTGCAGGATGGTGCAGAAATGAGAACCAACAGCAACCTGGGACCACAACACCGAGCCCGCAGTCTGCATGAGAACAGTATGAGCAAGAGCCGAGACTCAGAAGAGCCTAGTGGGCCACCCAAAAAGGAGGCACGTACTATGCGCCAGAGCAGCCAAGGAGGGGTGAGAAGTACCTCATCGGCGCAGCCAAAACCGCGTCAGTCTTATCCCCAAGGTGCAGGACCACCCTATACTCCACCACAAACACCCACCAAAACAAAGCCTCCCACCTCACAGGCAATGAGTAACCCACcaagtaaacaaaaacctaGCACTCAGCTGCATCAGCAGACCGAAAAGCCCATAACAACTCGTGCTCACCCCCAGTCCCCCACTCAAAGGTCCCATCCACACCCAGTGTCCCAGCCTGTGGAAACTAAGGAGGCTGCACCTCAAGGACCTGCTGTCTCAGTACCACTCCTGTGCCTGCCTCCAGAAGGTGATGAAGCTTGCGATGAGTATGGTCTGCCCAAGAAACGGGCCCACAGCCTGAATCGCTATGCTGTTTCTGATGGTGAGCAGGAGCGGGACGAGCTAAATGTGCCAGATTCAGGAGGAAAGTATGCCACAGTACAGAACCGGGTGGGTCGCAGCAACTCAATGAAAGGGCAGGCAGACAAAAATGTCAACCGAAGCCAGTCCTTTGCACTCAGACAGAAAAAGAAGGgtcctcctccacctcccccCAAACGCTCTAGTTCAGCCATCTCGAGCTCCAGTAGTAATCTGACAGAAGTGCCCAAGGAGACAAGCAGTGGACCTCTTCTGGAGGTCCCCTACCAACCACAAAGACGTGCAAGTGACCTGGGTGGCACTGTAGACACGGGCAGTGCCGGTAGTGTGAGGAGCATTGCAGCCATGTTGGAAATGTCCTCCATTGGTGGGGGTGCCAAGGGTCTCGCTTTACAGAAGTCTGCAGGTCACTATCTGCAG GTGGGTTCTACTGGAGGAAAGCAGCGAGATGCTATTGGTCTGGATGGAGAAGTAGTGAACCGTCGCAGGACTATTAGTGGGCCTGTCACTGAGTTAGTAGCAGCTGCTAAGCGAGGACCACAGCCAGAGCCAGTCCAGGATAGACAACGCAATGAAACCCAGCCAAGCTCTAGTGGGAGCTCAGCAGAGAATCTTCCATTTGCTGAGGATGGAAACCTCACCATCAAACAAAGACCTAGACAGGGCAAAGATGAGAATGAGGAGGGACTAGAAATGTCATACTCCTTATCCCAGGAGGACCATTCACATGTGGATACCACAGCCTCACTGAAAAGGATGGTCCAAAGCACCAAGCAGCAACCAAATGGCACCAAGTTCCAGCTAACAGAGTCAAATACAGTTAAGCGCCGCCCCAAGAACAAAGACAAAGATACAGAAGAACTCCAGGATGGGCAGATGCCTGTACCATATGAGAATGGGACTGGCACCATTAAAAGGCGCCCTGTGTCAGAGGTTACAGTTTCGGAGCAGCCCAGGCCACAGGAACATCCTGAGAACTCGCCTCGTCGGGACAGTGCAGACTTGGAAGGCCATGTTACTGAGAGTGCCCCTCGTAAGTCCGTCAAACCTCCTGTGTCCCCCAAACCTGTTCTGGCCCAGCACATGAAGAAACAAGGACCACCGGCtgccatcaccaagaaagccccaTTTCCTGGACCAACTGGGGCACCTGGCAGCCCAGGTACTACACAGTGCGGCCCTTTCACTTGCCCTGTCTTTACACAATTAT TTGAGGGAAAGAAAGTACCTCCTCCAATTTCACCGAAACCTACACCTCCTCCCACAGCCCCCAAACCATCCAAAAATGTTCTGCAGTCTTTAAATGCAACACCTAATCCCACTCCCATACCCTCTCCAGCCAAGCAGACTGTTACCAGAATGGCTAGCACAGCTCCTGCCCAGAACAACCACCCTGTCAAGGCTACAACCCCACCAGCCTTGAGTGCACAGACCCCACACACGCCCCAGTCTCCTCACACCCCACAGACACCACAGACACCCCAGACACCTCTAACCCCACAGACACCCCAAACTCCCCAGACATCAGGTCCCCCAACACCCACCCCTACACCACCACCTGTGAAGCCCCCTCGCTCCTCAATCAGTGGGGTGTCCATGGACAGTTCAACTGGATCAGCGTTTGTCGCAGGGGTAGTGACAGTAGATGCAGTGCACCAGAAGATAGAAGAGACCAGTGCCTCACTGGCTGCAGCCCTGCAGGCAGTCGAAGAGAAGATCAAGGAGGATGGGCAAAAAGA CTCACTGGCTGAAAACAAGAGCACAGTGAGTATCCTAGACGACATCGGCAGCATGTTCGATGACCTGGCCGACCAGCTGGATGCCATGTTGGAGTGA